A part of Nocardioides sp. WS12 genomic DNA contains:
- a CDS encoding IS481 family transposase, with translation MREMSVAEQRYQAVLAVISDGETVKDVAARFGVSRQTLHAWLGKYEAGGLENLGDASHRPRSCPHQMPGVVEVAIAELRRLHPTWGPKRLVYELDKRDVEPLPSASAVYRALVRMSLIDPAARRPRDRKWKRWERGKPMELWQMDVVGGFALADGRRAKALTGVDDHSRFCVSAFLMLRESSQRVCDGLALALRTYGVPEEILTDNGKVFTGRFNRPPVEVLFDRICRENGITHRLTQPRSPTTTGKIERFHRALRTEFRTDRTFASLEQAQGELDEWVADYNANRPHQALDMATPSSRFFREQVAPAITIRPTRTTRESGHPDTGRGEGTWVARRASKLGVVCVNWQQVCLGVAAAGRNIDVWVTDDVLQFYDGDHLLRTQARTNTGEVRVKRAQVPGGQRRRKVQD, from the coding sequence ATGCGGGAGATGAGTGTGGCTGAACAGCGTTATCAGGCCGTGCTGGCAGTGATCAGCGACGGCGAAACGGTCAAGGACGTCGCGGCCCGGTTCGGGGTCTCGCGGCAGACACTGCATGCCTGGCTGGGCAAGTACGAAGCCGGCGGGCTGGAGAACCTCGGCGATGCCTCGCACCGACCCAGGTCATGCCCACATCAGATGCCAGGAGTCGTCGAGGTCGCCATCGCCGAACTACGGCGCTTGCATCCAACCTGGGGACCCAAACGGCTGGTCTACGAACTCGACAAGAGGGACGTGGAACCGCTGCCCTCTGCCTCAGCGGTCTACCGGGCACTGGTCCGGATGTCGCTGATCGACCCGGCCGCCCGACGTCCGCGGGACCGGAAGTGGAAACGGTGGGAACGCGGCAAGCCGATGGAGCTGTGGCAGATGGACGTGGTCGGCGGCTTCGCGCTGGCCGATGGCCGCCGGGCAAAGGCACTGACCGGGGTCGATGACCACTCCCGGTTCTGTGTCAGCGCGTTCTTGATGCTGCGCGAGTCCTCCCAACGGGTGTGCGACGGCCTGGCCCTAGCCCTGCGCACCTACGGAGTTCCTGAGGAGATCCTCACCGACAACGGGAAGGTCTTCACCGGCCGGTTCAACCGGCCGCCGGTCGAGGTGCTCTTTGACCGGATCTGTCGCGAGAACGGGATCACCCACCGTCTGACCCAGCCACGCTCCCCCACGACCACAGGGAAGATCGAGAGGTTCCACCGCGCGTTGCGCACCGAGTTCCGTACCGACCGGACCTTTGCCAGCCTCGAGCAAGCCCAAGGCGAACTGGACGAGTGGGTCGCTGACTACAACGCCAACCGGCCACATCAGGCACTCGACATGGCCACCCCCTCGTCGCGGTTCTTCCGTGAGCAGGTCGCACCGGCCATCACGATCCGTCCGACCCGAACGACCAGGGAATCCGGTCATCCCGACACCGGACGCGGTGAGGGGACCTGGGTAGCGCGGCGCGCCAGCAAGCTCGGCGTGGTCTGCGTGAACTGGCAACAAGTCTGTCTCGGCGTCGCAGCCGCAGGTCGCAACATCGACGTCTGGGTCACCGACGACGTCTTGCAGTTCTACGACGGCGACCACCTCCTGCGCACCCAAGCCCGGACCAACACAGGGGAGG
- a CDS encoding LCP family protein yields MTQDERTRPMAGEQSPPGGARRVATSRAEHRPKADRGARGSGARNRGRRKAPQPGKTVFKVIATSLLALGMATGVGVVMVYNNWNSNLTVESLADQVKNRPEKVATGPLDILVMGDDTRSGEGNDIDGEGGGGSDTTILFHLSADRKFAYGISIPRDTVVDRPECYKKNGDIIPAQPAAQWNAAYSVGGPACTIQQVEQLTGIRVDNYIVVDFNGFKDMVDALGGVEVCIPEDIEDEEHGITLKAGTREIKGQQALSYVRVRHIGDGTDPQRIKRQQAFMASMISKAVAADTLAQPVKLTKFVNATTSSLKTDFKNIAQLADIAASFNGIGLDNISFVTTPWVYSTSQPGRVEWTSAVNKLWRLARTDRRLTKEYLGDSISAGENTDGSSSASGSASPPASGTTDPTDPTDTASPGGEATDVPQGMSDDARARAGLC; encoded by the coding sequence ATGACGCAGGACGAACGCACTCGCCCGATGGCGGGTGAGCAGAGCCCGCCGGGCGGAGCCCGCCGGGTCGCCACGTCACGCGCCGAACACCGTCCCAAGGCGGATCGCGGTGCTCGTGGTAGTGGCGCGCGCAACCGTGGTCGTCGCAAGGCCCCGCAGCCGGGCAAGACCGTCTTCAAGGTGATTGCCACCAGCCTGCTCGCGCTCGGCATGGCCACCGGTGTCGGCGTCGTCATGGTCTACAACAACTGGAACAGCAACCTCACCGTCGAGAGCCTCGCGGACCAGGTGAAGAACCGGCCCGAGAAGGTCGCCACCGGTCCCCTCGACATCCTGGTGATGGGCGACGACACCCGCTCCGGTGAAGGCAACGACATCGACGGCGAAGGTGGTGGCGGGTCCGACACCACGATCCTGTTCCACCTCTCGGCCGACCGGAAGTTCGCCTACGGGATCTCGATCCCGCGCGACACGGTCGTTGACCGACCCGAGTGCTACAAGAAGAACGGGGACATCATCCCCGCCCAGCCGGCTGCCCAGTGGAACGCTGCCTATTCGGTCGGCGGACCGGCCTGCACCATCCAGCAGGTCGAGCAACTCACCGGCATCCGCGTCGACAACTACATCGTCGTCGACTTCAACGGCTTCAAGGACATGGTCGACGCCCTGGGTGGTGTCGAGGTCTGCATCCCCGAGGACATCGAGGACGAAGAGCACGGCATCACGCTGAAGGCCGGTACGCGCGAGATCAAGGGACAGCAGGCGCTCAGCTACGTCCGGGTCCGCCACATCGGCGACGGCACCGACCCGCAGCGGATCAAGCGCCAGCAGGCGTTCATGGCCTCCATGATCAGCAAGGCAGTCGCGGCCGACACCCTCGCGCAGCCGGTGAAGCTGACGAAGTTCGTCAACGCGACGACCAGCTCGCTCAAGACCGACTTCAAGAACATCGCCCAGCTCGCCGACATCGCTGCTTCGTTCAACGGCATCGGGCTGGACAACATCTCCTTCGTCACGACGCCGTGGGTCTACTCCACGTCCCAGCCGGGCCGGGTCGAGTGGACCTCCGCGGTCAACAAGCTGTGGCGCCTGGCGCGCACCGACCGTCGCCTGACCAAGGAGTACCTCGGCGACTCGATCAGCGCCGGTGAGAACACCGACGGATCGTCGTCGGCCTCGGGCAGCGCGAGCCCCCCGGCTTCCGGGACGACCGATCCGACGGATCCCACGGACACCGCGTCGCCGGGCGGCGAAGCGACCGACGTGCCCCAGGGCATGTCCGACGACGCCCGCGCCCGCGCAGGTCTGTGCTGA
- a CDS encoding MscL family protein, which yields MAGFRKFLLQGNLVDIAVAFIIATAFGRVVTTFTAWLTDLLPDAMDDVFSDRTYFGAFMNSVIAFVILAAIVYFLVVTPYTKAKERFFPDAPAGPSEVELLTQIRDSLATR from the coding sequence ATGGCTGGATTCAGAAAGTTCCTGCTCCAGGGCAACCTGGTCGACATCGCCGTCGCCTTCATCATCGCCACGGCGTTCGGCAGGGTCGTCACCACCTTCACCGCCTGGCTGACCGACCTGCTGCCCGACGCCATGGACGACGTCTTCAGCGACAGGACCTACTTCGGTGCGTTCATGAACTCGGTCATCGCGTTCGTGATCCTCGCAGCGATCGTCTACTTCCTGGTCGTGACGCCCTACACCAAGGCCAAGGAGCGCTTCTTCCCGGACGCGCCCGCCGGCCCGAGCGAGGTCGAACTGCTCACGCAGATCCGCGACTCGCTCGCCACCCGCTGA
- a CDS encoding SAF domain-containing protein, translating to MDSWDPSSARPPRTRAQSFADALAEVRRRVLRRRRLIAVLLIAVAVAASLRTLAPPPPASTTMLVAARDLPAGQLLRIEDLVEQQVAPGVVPEGVVGAPAGRLLAAPLREGEPVTDVRLVGAGLAQSPPPGTVVVPIRLSDAGQAALLTVGDRIDLLATDPQAGTTEELAREVTVLAVPEAGISGDGALPGRLIVAAVSANDAPTVAGASVATYVTYTWCHR from the coding sequence ATGGATTCTTGGGACCCCTCATCGGCGCGCCCGCCGCGCACCCGCGCCCAGTCCTTCGCTGACGCCCTCGCCGAGGTACGACGACGCGTGCTCCGCCGACGCCGCCTGATCGCGGTTCTGCTGATCGCGGTGGCGGTCGCTGCCTCGCTGCGTACCCTCGCGCCGCCACCACCGGCATCCACCACGATGCTCGTCGCCGCGCGTGACCTGCCGGCCGGGCAACTCCTGCGCATCGAGGACCTCGTCGAGCAACAGGTGGCTCCTGGCGTCGTACCGGAGGGGGTGGTGGGGGCGCCGGCCGGGCGCCTGCTGGCCGCCCCGCTCCGCGAGGGCGAACCGGTGACCGACGTACGCCTGGTGGGCGCGGGCCTCGCTCAATCGCCGCCTCCCGGCACCGTCGTGGTGCCGATCCGGCTGTCCGATGCGGGCCAGGCAGCGCTGCTCACCGTGGGCGACCGGATCGACCTGCTGGCCACCGATCCGCAGGCAGGAACGACCGAGGAACTGGCCCGCGAGGTCACCGTGCTGGCGGTGCCCGAGGCCGGAATCTCAGGCGACGGAGCCCTGCCCGGACGCCTGATCGTCGCCGCTGTGAGCGCGAACGACGCCCCCACGGTCGCCGGAGCGTCGGTGGCGACCTACGTGACTTATACGTGGTGTCACAGATAG
- a CDS encoding FmdB family zinc ribbon protein → MPTYQYLCTACSHAFEQVQSFSDDALTVCPACEGKLRKVFNSVGVVFKGSGFYKTDSRSSTTASSPAASSEGAPAASSSSSSSSDSGSSAPAKSTSSSSTSSGAAASPA, encoded by the coding sequence ATGCCGACCTACCAGTACCTCTGCACCGCCTGCAGCCACGCGTTCGAGCAGGTCCAGAGCTTCAGCGACGACGCGCTGACGGTGTGCCCCGCGTGCGAGGGCAAGCTCCGCAAGGTGTTCAACTCCGTCGGTGTCGTGTTCAAGGGCTCCGGCTTCTACAAGACCGACAGCCGCTCCTCGACGACCGCGTCCTCGCCGGCCGCGTCCTCCGAGGGCGCGCCCGCGGCGTCCTCTTCTTCCTCGTCGTCTTCGGACTCGGGCTCCTCGGCGCCCGCGAAGTCGACCTCGAGCAGCAGCACCAGCAGCGGCGCTGCCGCCTCTCCTGCCTGA
- a CDS encoding penicillin acylase family protein produces the protein MRWLTVIAVLCTIALVASLTTAWVVARKPWPQTSGELEISGLEGEVQVIRDEAGIPQIYADSMPDLMLAQGFVHAQDRFFEMDVRRHATAGRLSELFGEAGIESDLVVRTLGWRDVAEKELTLLRPATRSALDAYAEGVNAYLAGRSPSDMSLEYSLLGLSGLDYTPAKWTAVDSIAWLKAMAWDLRGNMEEEIGRALTAATVGTQRMADLYPGYPYAKHDPIVQQGGLLGDEFDQDVSGGGQRLLQRPPLGDPDALAALAEVRGVLAGVPPLLGQGDGIGSNAWVVDGNHTSTGEPMLANDPHLGISLPGVWTQVGLHCRTVSTECPMDVAGFSFSGVPGVVIGHNADIAWGFTNLSPDVTDLYVERIKGDTWESDGKDLPLVVRKEVIKVRDGSSIDLDVRSTSHGPLLSDLAELDDELDAVDLTEDGLVDQLTDIASEQGPENSGDESFEDHMSDVLQREYGVSLAWTALEPRPTADALFALNTASDWTSFRAALSDFAVPGQNVVYADTKGHIGYQATGLVPIRKPGNDGRMPAAGWKSDTAWTGEFVPYDALPNVLDPDSGIITTANQAVIDPERYAPFLTSDWDLGYRSARINELLEADDELSVRSMGAIQLDDWNAIGEVLTPYLLRVDLPRGYYSDGQRLLRSWNYRQGPESGAAAYFNVVWREVLQRTFGDELPDALDPDGSDRWFAVLASILPKGSASWWDDVETDGVREGRDDILRASMKAARDELTARESPNAEEWTWGALHKLELRSATLGESGIGVIERIFNRGGWEVGGGGSLVNATGWDATEGYDVVTAPSMRMVVPMDDLDAARWINLTGVSGHAYHPNYTDQTDRWARGETLPWVFSDGAVEDAGEDVLTLLPAGG, from the coding sequence GTGCGCTGGCTGACCGTGATCGCCGTGTTGTGCACGATCGCGCTGGTGGCCAGCCTGACAACGGCATGGGTCGTCGCGCGCAAGCCCTGGCCGCAGACCAGCGGGGAGCTGGAGATCAGCGGTCTCGAGGGCGAAGTGCAGGTGATCCGTGACGAGGCCGGCATCCCGCAGATCTACGCCGACTCGATGCCGGACCTGATGCTCGCGCAGGGCTTTGTCCACGCCCAGGACCGCTTCTTCGAGATGGACGTACGACGCCATGCCACCGCCGGTCGGCTCTCGGAACTCTTCGGCGAAGCCGGGATCGAGAGCGACCTGGTGGTGCGGACCCTCGGTTGGCGCGACGTCGCCGAGAAGGAACTGACCCTGCTTCGCCCGGCCACGCGCAGCGCGCTCGACGCCTACGCCGAGGGCGTCAACGCCTATCTCGCCGGCCGCTCACCCTCCGACATGTCGCTGGAGTACAGCCTGCTCGGTCTCAGCGGCCTCGACTACACCCCCGCGAAGTGGACCGCCGTCGACTCCATCGCCTGGCTGAAGGCGATGGCGTGGGACCTGCGCGGCAACATGGAGGAGGAGATCGGGCGCGCCCTCACGGCCGCAACCGTCGGCACCCAGCGCATGGCCGACCTCTATCCCGGCTACCCCTACGCGAAGCACGACCCGATCGTCCAACAGGGCGGACTGCTCGGCGACGAGTTCGACCAGGACGTCAGCGGCGGCGGGCAAAGGCTGTTGCAACGTCCGCCCCTCGGCGATCCCGACGCGCTGGCGGCCCTCGCTGAGGTGCGCGGAGTCCTCGCCGGCGTACCGCCACTGCTCGGGCAGGGCGACGGCATCGGCAGCAACGCCTGGGTCGTCGACGGCAACCACACCAGCACCGGCGAGCCGATGCTCGCCAACGACCCGCACCTCGGGATCTCGCTCCCGGGTGTGTGGACACAGGTGGGGCTGCACTGCCGCACGGTCTCGACGGAGTGCCCGATGGACGTGGCCGGGTTCAGCTTCTCCGGCGTTCCGGGCGTGGTCATCGGACACAACGCCGACATCGCGTGGGGCTTCACCAACCTCAGCCCGGACGTCACCGACCTCTACGTCGAGCGGATCAAGGGCGACACGTGGGAGTCCGACGGCAAGGACCTGCCGCTCGTCGTACGCAAGGAAGTCATCAAGGTCCGCGACGGATCGTCGATCGACCTCGACGTGCGCTCGACGAGCCACGGGCCGTTGCTGTCCGACCTGGCCGAGCTGGACGACGAACTGGACGCGGTCGACCTGACCGAGGACGGCCTGGTCGACCAGCTCACCGACATCGCCTCGGAGCAGGGGCCGGAGAACTCCGGCGACGAGTCCTTCGAGGACCACATGAGCGACGTCCTGCAGCGGGAGTACGGCGTCTCGCTCGCCTGGACCGCACTCGAGCCGCGGCCCACGGCGGACGCACTCTTCGCGCTCAACACCGCCAGCGACTGGACGTCGTTCCGTGCCGCGCTCAGCGACTTCGCCGTACCCGGGCAGAACGTCGTGTACGCCGACACGAAGGGCCACATCGGCTACCAGGCGACCGGGCTCGTCCCGATCCGCAAGCCCGGCAACGACGGCCGGATGCCCGCTGCAGGGTGGAAGAGCGACACCGCCTGGACCGGCGAGTTCGTTCCGTACGACGCCCTTCCGAACGTGCTCGACCCGGACTCGGGGATCATCACGACCGCGAACCAGGCGGTGATCGACCCGGAGCGGTACGCGCCGTTCCTCACCTCCGACTGGGACCTCGGCTACCGCTCGGCGCGGATCAACGAGCTCCTCGAGGCCGACGACGAACTGAGCGTGCGCAGCATGGGGGCGATCCAGCTCGACGACTGGAACGCCATCGGCGAGGTGCTGACGCCGTACCTGCTGCGGGTCGACCTGCCGCGCGGCTACTACTCCGACGGCCAGCGGTTGCTGCGTTCGTGGAACTACCGGCAGGGCCCGGAGAGCGGCGCGGCCGCCTACTTCAACGTCGTGTGGCGCGAGGTGCTGCAGCGGACCTTCGGCGACGAGTTGCCCGACGCCCTCGACCCCGACGGCAGCGACCGCTGGTTCGCCGTCCTCGCGTCGATCCTGCCCAAGGGATCGGCGAGCTGGTGGGACGACGTCGAGACCGACGGCGTCCGGGAAGGTCGCGACGACATCCTGCGCGCGTCCATGAAGGCCGCGCGCGACGAACTCACCGCACGCGAGTCACCCAACGCCGAGGAGTGGACGTGGGGTGCACTGCACAAGCTCGAGCTCCGCTCGGCGACGCTGGGGGAGTCGGGCATCGGTGTCATTGAGCGGATCTTCAACCGTGGCGGCTGGGAAGTCGGCGGCGGCGGTTCGCTCGTCAACGCGACCGGCTGGGACGCGACCGAGGGGTACGACGTCGTGACCGCCCCGTCGATGCGGATGGTCGTGCCGATGGACGACCTGGACGCCGCGCGCTGGATCAACCTGACCGGCGTCTCCGGGCACGCGTACCACCCGAACTACACCGACCAGACCGACCGCTGGGCCCGCGGCGAGACCCTGCCGTGGGTGTTCTCCGACGGCGCCGTCGAGGATGCCGGCGAAGACGTGCTGACCCTGCTGCCCGCCGGCGGTTAG
- a CDS encoding 5-formyltetrahydrofolate cyclo-ligase has product MTGPQPRQEATRKIAVRDQVLTGRRRRPLTEVGEAARAIADVLLATDEVRRAATVACYVSLGTEPGTTDLLDRLADAGKRVILPVLLPDNDLDWAVYRGLMSLAPARRGLLEPVGPSLGVDAVATADVVLVPGVAVSEGGIRLGRGGGSYDRALGRVPAGTFTCVLLYDDEVLPDVPAEPHDRPVTAAATPGGLLRF; this is encoded by the coding sequence GTGACCGGTCCACAACCGCGCCAAGAGGCGACACGCAAGATCGCTGTCCGGGACCAGGTCCTGACCGGCCGGCGGCGTCGACCGCTGACCGAGGTCGGCGAAGCCGCGCGGGCCATTGCCGACGTCCTGCTGGCCACCGATGAGGTACGACGGGCCGCGACCGTCGCGTGCTACGTCTCCCTCGGCACCGAGCCCGGCACGACCGATCTGCTCGACCGACTGGCCGACGCAGGCAAGCGGGTGATCCTCCCCGTCCTGCTGCCGGACAACGACCTCGACTGGGCGGTCTACCGGGGACTGATGTCCCTGGCGCCCGCTCGCCGCGGACTTCTCGAACCCGTGGGTCCGTCCCTCGGCGTCGACGCCGTGGCGACCGCCGATGTCGTTCTGGTGCCCGGTGTTGCCGTGTCGGAGGGCGGGATTCGCCTGGGCCGCGGCGGCGGCTCCTACGACCGCGCGCTCGGCCGCGTGCCGGCGGGCACCTTCACCTGTGTCCTTTTGTACGACGACGAGGTGCTCCCCGACGTACCGGCCGAGCCGCACGACCGACCGGTCACGGCCGCCGCGACGCCAGGCGGGCTGCTCCGCTTCTAA
- a CDS encoding UTP--glucose-1-phosphate uridylyltransferase codes for MTGRSGGLEKARAKMLAAGVDPVAIDTFAHYYRLLEHGETGMIPESSIDPVDIESLADADVPADVAADAIGKTVAIKLNGGLGTSMGMDRAKSLLCVRRGLSFLDIMARQALHLRKEYDARLPLILMNSFRTSADTLHALGRYEDLAVDGLPIEFLQNKEPKLLASDLTPVSWPKEPDLEWCPPGHGDVYTALRGTGLLDQLIEHGFRYVFVSNSDNLGAVPDPKVAGWFAASGAPFAIEAVRRTASDRKGGHFARRKTDGRIVLRETAQTAKEDLEALADLTRHQFCSTNNLWFDLHAMKAKLDEREGILGLPLIRNNKTVDPADPDSPAVVQIETAMGAAIEVFDGARLIEVGRDRFIPVKTTNDLLVLRSDVYEIGADFGLTQVASEVPFVELDADHYKLVDDFDQRFPEGAPSLAKASSLSVDGDWTFGHGVQVVGSVELSGKGAQRVAAGEVLAGSEG; via the coding sequence ATGACTGGACGTAGCGGTGGACTCGAGAAGGCGCGGGCAAAGATGCTGGCGGCGGGCGTGGACCCGGTGGCGATCGACACCTTCGCTCACTACTACCGACTGCTCGAGCACGGCGAGACCGGGATGATCCCTGAGTCGTCGATCGACCCCGTCGACATCGAGAGCCTTGCTGACGCGGACGTCCCCGCCGATGTCGCGGCCGACGCGATCGGCAAGACCGTCGCCATCAAGCTCAACGGCGGCCTCGGTACGTCGATGGGCATGGACCGCGCGAAGTCGCTGTTGTGCGTACGCCGCGGCCTGTCCTTCCTCGACATCATGGCCCGCCAGGCGCTCCACCTCCGCAAGGAGTACGACGCCCGGTTGCCCTTGATCCTGATGAACTCCTTCCGCACCTCCGCGGACACGCTGCACGCACTCGGGCGCTACGAGGACCTGGCGGTCGACGGACTGCCCATCGAGTTCCTGCAGAACAAGGAGCCCAAGCTCCTCGCGTCCGACCTGACGCCGGTGTCGTGGCCGAAGGAGCCGGATCTCGAGTGGTGTCCGCCGGGCCACGGTGACGTCTACACCGCGCTGCGCGGCACCGGCCTGCTCGACCAGCTCATCGAGCACGGGTTCCGCTACGTGTTCGTCTCGAACTCCGACAATCTCGGTGCGGTGCCGGACCCGAAGGTGGCCGGCTGGTTCGCCGCGTCGGGTGCACCGTTCGCGATCGAGGCGGTTCGTCGTACGGCCTCGGACCGCAAGGGTGGCCACTTCGCCCGCCGCAAGACCGACGGCCGGATCGTCCTGCGCGAGACCGCGCAGACGGCGAAGGAGGACCTCGAGGCCCTCGCCGACCTGACCCGCCACCAGTTCTGTTCGACGAACAACCTGTGGTTCGACCTGCACGCGATGAAGGCCAAGCTCGACGAACGTGAGGGCATCCTCGGCCTGCCGCTGATTCGCAACAACAAGACCGTCGACCCGGCCGACCCCGACAGCCCGGCGGTCGTGCAGATCGAGACCGCGATGGGTGCGGCGATCGAGGTGTTCGACGGTGCTCGCCTGATCGAGGTCGGGCGTGACCGGTTCATCCCGGTGAAGACCACCAACGACCTGCTGGTGCTGCGTTCCGACGTCTACGAGATCGGCGCCGACTTCGGCCTGACCCAGGTCGCCAGCGAGGTGCCGTTCGTCGAGCTCGACGCCGACCACTACAAGCTGGTCGACGACTTCGACCAGCGCTTCCCCGAGGGTGCGCCGTCGCTGGCGAAGGCGTCGTCCCTCAGCGTCGACGGCGACTGGACCTTCGGCCACGGCGTCCAGGTCGTCGGCTCGGTCGAGCTCTCGGGCAAGGGTGCGCAGCGGGTTGCTGCCGGCGAGGTACTCGCTGGTTCGGAAGGCTGA
- the glp gene encoding gephyrin-like molybdotransferase Glp produces the protein MAGSPGSTVSVEEHRARILGTVAPLTRFDMVALADAIGRVLAADVTALLSVPPFDHAAMDGFAVRAADVVAASEATPVDLPVAGVIAAGDQVLPLPEGAAIRIMTGAPVPPGTDVVIPFEWTTGADPVRILRTAATGRHIRKEGEDVAAGEIALRADTRLGPPQIGLLTSVGVREVPVHPRPLLAVISTGAELVDGQIPDSNTATLASAGRATGADVTAFGPVADDPAIFREQLQKAAEVSDLVVTTGGVSAGDHDVVKAALRDADGFWFGPVAMKPGRPQGFGVVPTSDGRQVPVVTLPGTPVAAYASFLLYVVPALHVLAGREVARQTAALAAPVEGADRTVLLPGLFDHEGRIAPLPGHAGHSQRLLAVADALLVVPATGKVVPEGTTVEVLPLHPEEDRDGR, from the coding sequence TTGGCTGGATCGCCCGGGTCGACCGTGTCGGTCGAAGAGCACCGCGCCCGGATCCTTGGCACGGTCGCCCCGTTGACGCGCTTCGACATGGTGGCGCTGGCCGACGCGATCGGTCGAGTACTGGCAGCCGATGTGACAGCCCTGCTGTCGGTACCGCCGTTCGACCATGCGGCGATGGACGGTTTCGCGGTCCGAGCCGCCGACGTCGTTGCCGCCTCCGAGGCGACGCCCGTCGACCTGCCCGTCGCCGGCGTGATCGCAGCAGGCGATCAGGTCCTGCCGCTTCCCGAGGGTGCGGCCATCCGGATCATGACCGGAGCTCCGGTGCCCCCGGGCACGGACGTGGTCATCCCCTTCGAGTGGACGACGGGCGCCGATCCGGTGCGGATCCTGCGGACCGCCGCGACGGGTCGCCACATCCGCAAGGAGGGCGAGGACGTCGCCGCCGGCGAGATCGCGCTGCGCGCCGACACCCGCCTCGGTCCCCCGCAGATCGGCCTGCTCACGTCCGTTGGGGTGCGGGAGGTGCCGGTGCATCCGCGGCCCCTTCTCGCCGTCATCTCCACCGGCGCCGAACTGGTCGACGGCCAGATCCCCGACAGCAACACCGCGACCCTGGCCTCGGCCGGTCGCGCGACCGGCGCCGACGTCACAGCCTTCGGACCGGTGGCCGACGACCCGGCGATCTTCCGCGAGCAGTTGCAGAAGGCCGCCGAGGTGTCCGACCTGGTCGTGACGACGGGCGGCGTCTCCGCCGGCGACCACGACGTGGTGAAGGCCGCGCTGCGCGACGCCGACGGCTTCTGGTTCGGCCCCGTTGCCATGAAGCCCGGCCGTCCGCAGGGCTTCGGCGTCGTGCCGACGTCGGACGGGCGGCAGGTTCCGGTGGTCACCCTGCCGGGCACGCCCGTGGCCGCCTACGCCTCCTTCCTGTTGTACGTCGTCCCGGCGCTCCACGTCCTCGCTGGACGCGAGGTCGCGCGCCAGACGGCCGCACTCGCTGCGCCGGTCGAGGGTGCCGATCGCACCGTCCTGCTGCCTGGCCTGTTCGACCACGAGGGCCGGATCGCCCCGCTGCCGGGGCACGCCGGCCACTCGCAACGGTTGCTCGCCGTGGCCGATGCATTGCTCGTCGTACCCGCGACCGGAAAGGTGGTGCCCGAGGGCACCACCGTCGAGGTCCTGCCGCTCCACCCCGAGGAGGACCGAGATGGCCGATGA
- the moaC gene encoding cyclic pyranopterin monophosphate synthase MoaC yields the protein MADDATQPRLTHVDASGAARMVDVSAKDVTHRVASASGRVLVSAEVIGLLRGEGVPKGDALAVARIAGIMGAKQTPALIPLCHPLAISGVTVDLSVADDAVEILATVKTTDRTGVEMEALTAVSVAALTVVDMVKAVDKAAVITDIQVETKSGGKSGDYTR from the coding sequence ATGGCCGATGACGCCACCCAGCCACGGTTGACCCATGTCGACGCCAGTGGCGCTGCGCGGATGGTCGACGTGTCCGCGAAGGACGTCACGCACAGGGTCGCGAGCGCGTCCGGCCGCGTCCTGGTCTCGGCCGAGGTCATCGGACTGCTGCGCGGCGAAGGCGTGCCGAAGGGCGACGCCCTGGCCGTCGCGCGGATCGCCGGGATCATGGGCGCCAAGCAGACGCCCGCGCTCATCCCGCTCTGCCACCCGCTCGCCATCTCCGGTGTCACCGTCGACCTGTCCGTCGCCGACGACGCCGTCGAGATCCTGGCCACCGTGAAGACCACCGATCGGACGGGCGTCGAGATGGAGGCGCTCACCGCCGTCTCCGTCGCCGCGCTCACCGTCGTCGACATGGTCAAGGCCGTCGACAAGGCCGCGGTCATCACCGACATCCAGGTCGAGACCAAGTCCGGCGGCAAGTCCGGGGACTACACCCGATGA
- a CDS encoding MogA/MoaB family molybdenum cofactor biosynthesis protein, with protein MTGLPATVIVASNRAAAGVYDDTTGPLIVDALQGLGFVVAAPVVCPDGEPVGEAIAAAVAAGARVVLTTGGTGLTPTDRTPEATRPLLDREVPGVAEAIRAAGVAKGVPTAALSRGVAGIAGQTLVVNLPGSRGGVKDALAVLEPVLVHAVEQIVGSDH; from the coding sequence ATGACTGGCCTGCCTGCGACGGTGATCGTTGCGTCGAACCGCGCCGCCGCTGGTGTGTACGACGACACGACCGGCCCGCTGATCGTCGATGCCTTGCAGGGACTGGGCTTTGTCGTCGCCGCGCCCGTGGTCTGCCCGGACGGGGAACCGGTCGGGGAAGCCATCGCCGCGGCGGTCGCTGCCGGCGCGCGCGTCGTCCTCACGACCGGTGGCACCGGACTCACCCCGACCGATCGCACTCCCGAGGCCACCCGGCCACTGCTGGACCGCGAGGTCCCGGGCGTGGCCGAGGCGATCCGCGCCGCCGGTGTCGCAAAGGGCGTGCCGACGGCCGCGTTGTCCCGTGGCGTTGCCGGCATCGCCGGACAGACGCTCGTGGTCAACCTGCCGGGCTCGCGCGGTGGCGTGAAGGACGCGCTCGCCGTCCTCGAACCCGTGCTGGTGCACGCAGTCGAGCAGATTGTCGGGAGCGACCATTGA